Proteins co-encoded in one Rutidosis leptorrhynchoides isolate AG116_Rl617_1_P2 unplaced genomic scaffold, CSIRO_AGI_Rlap_v1 contig124, whole genome shotgun sequence genomic window:
- the LOC139881195 gene encoding uncharacterized mitochondrial protein AtMg00810-like produces MEPTSFFLLVYVDDIILTGNNPSLISKLIQRLNKEFALKDLGKLHYFLGLEIKYFPGGLTLSQTKYPRDLPTKENMREASKINTLIALKPNQLKDDDEPVDPTELRAIKRILRYIKGTLTHGLQYLSQSSLTLNAFCDGDWAGCPKTRRCTTGFCIFLGANCVSWASKKQPTVSRSSTEVEYRSLATTNGEVTWLKYLFEDLGILSIMNRLGFHGGLDSAEEENRLLLAVLCSCWFLRNFELIGFARVHLVLVFHLCVFDASGAIGYG; encoded by the exons ATGGAACCAACCTCATTTTTTTTGCTTGTTTATGTAGATGATATTATCCTCACTGGTAACAATCCATCCTTGATTTCTAAACTTATACAACGACTCAACAAAGAATTTGCTCTCAAGGATTTAGGAAAGCTCCACTATTTCCTTGGTCTTGAGATCAAATACTTTCCAGGTGGTCTAACTCTTTCTCAAACAAAATATCCTCGTGACCTCCCAACCAAAGAAAACATGCGTGAAGCCTCGAAAATTAACACCCTAATTGCATTGAAGCCCAATCAACTCAAAGACGACGATGAGCCCGTTGACCCAACT GAACTTCGTGCAATCAAACGCATTCTGCGTTACATAAAAGGAACATTAACGCATGGTCTTCAATATTTATCTCAAAGCTCACTTACTCTAAATGCTTTTTGTGATGGAGATTGGGCTGGTTGTCCTAAAACTAGAAGATGCACCACTGGGTTTTGCATTTTCCTTGGGGCAAATTGTGTTTCATGGGCTTCAAAGAAACAACCCACGGTGTCTCGTTCTAGCACCGAAGTTGAATATAGATCATTAGCAACCACCAATGGGGAAGTGACATGGCTTAAATATTTATTCGAAGATCTTG GGATTCTTTCTATTATGAATCGATTAGGGTTTCATGGAGGTCTTGATTCTGCCGAGGAAGAG AATCGATTGTTGCTTGCAGTTTTGTGTTCTTGTTGGTTTTTGAGGAATTTCGAGTTGATTGGTTTTGCTCGTGTTCATTTGGTTCTTGTATTTCATTTGTGTGTATTTGATGCCAGCGGTGCTATTGGGTATGGTTGA